TTTACCGCAGCGACTGCATGCTGGTAATTGCCGTGTCCGGAGATCATGATCACGATCGTCCGTTCCAGTTTTCCGGAAAGCCTGGAGAGCACTTCCATGCCATCGATTCCAGGCAGCAGAATGTCAAGCAGGATGAAATCCACTTCATTGTGTGAAAGGAAATCCAATGCAGCTTCACCGGTCTCGGCAAGAGTAACCTGGAAATTCTCCTTTTCCAGGATTTCCTTCAGGATCTGCCTGATAAACTGTTCATCGTCTACTACCAGCACTGTATAATTCAATTCATCTCTCCCTGAAGGGCAGTTCGATCCTGAATCTGACACCAGGGTCCATGTTTTTCACAGTGATCCTGCCGCCATGATCGCTGACGATCCGCTGGACTATCGCGAGGCCCAGCCCGCTGCCGGTCTTTTTAGTCGTAAAATATGGTTTAAACAGATTATTCCGCACTTCTTCCGAAATCGGCGGGCCGTTGTTTTCTATTTTTATCACAACCAGAGCAGACTCGGGCTGATACTCTACCTCTATCATGATTATCTGGTCTGACACCTTATTCTCGGCAAGAGCTTCCAGAGAGTTTTTCACCAGGTTGATAAACACCTGCTCGATCTGGGAAGCATCAAACAGAAACTGTGGTATGCTCTTCGCAGTGACTGTAAAATGGACTTCAGGATAACTCTTTTCATAAAGCTGGAGGATGTTCCTGATCACCTGGCAGAGATCAGCCGGCATCAGTTTTGGGAGAGGTAATCTCGCAAAATTAGAAAATTCCGTCAGCATCTTTTTCAATTTTTCGACCTGGCTGTTGATGATGTCTATATGCTGTCTCAGTTCCTCTTCGAAATTCTCACCGCCGCGCTGATGGATGTATTCAAGATACTGGGCGGCCAGCTGGATCGGTGTCAGCGGATTCTTCAGTTCATGGGCAAGTTTTCTGGCCACTTCCTGCCAGGCAGCAATTTCCTTGACCCGCAGAAGCTGCGTCACGTCCTCAATGATCAATACAGTACCGGTCCAATGCTCGCTCTTCATCCTGCAGACCAGACATCTGAGTTCGTGTTGTTCATCCCCAATCCTGATCTTCAGATTTTTTTCCTTGCCTTCCGATTGATTCACGACAGCCGTCAGTTCCTTGAAAAGAGGGTTTTCCAGCGCTTCCATTTTGCTGCCCTCGAAGTTCTGAAGCCCGGAAAGTCTCTTCACAAAACCGTTCGCTGAGATGATTGTTCCATCCTGATCGAGCAGCAGAAGTCCAACTGGTAAGTTGTCGAACACGAAACTGGTGCGTTCCTTTTCCGTGAGGATTTCATCGTAGAGACTGGTATTGGTGATGGCAACAGCGGCCTGATCAGCAAAAGCCATAAACAGTTCAAGATCTTTCTCGGTAAAGATCCTGCCGGTTTCGCTGTTCAGAATTTCCATCACTCCGATCACGCTGCGGTTGATCACAAGCGGGACACAGATGATCGAGCGGGTGACGAAATTCGTTACCCGGTCCACATTGCTGCAGAATCTCGAATCCTGGCAGACATCTTCGATCAGAACTGGCTTGCCTGCAGTATAAACATGCCCGGCTATGCTCTCCTTGGGAACTTTGATTTTGTTGAGAAGCGACCCGGAAGCTCCTCCGATCGAAGAATGGAATTCCAGATAATCGCCGATTTTGCTCTTGAGCATGATCGAGGCGGCTTCCCCGCCTGTAAGCTTGAGACCGCTCTTCATAACCAGCTGCAGCAGTTCTGACAGTTGCCCCAGGGAATGAATTGAACTGATGAGCCCGAAAAGCTCCTCATATGCCTTGATCTGAAGTCCTGAATTCTGATTTTCCATCAATACCACACTGGAGACAAGTTTTGCTGAAGGTGTCTCCATAATAATAAAAAAGGGAGGTTCGAACCTCCCTTCAGTTTAGTTGATTTTCAGAAATTAATCAAACTTGTCCCGATCAAGTTTCTCCCTTGAATTTCAAGTTATACCTGAACAGGATTTCCCGCAGTTCGTCCAGGGACTTCTTGCCGAAATTCTTGATTTCCATCAGTTCATCGACGGTTTTTTCAGTGAGGTCGCCCAGGGTCTTGATGCTGATCTGCTTCAAGCAGTTGCGGCAGCGGATTGAAAGTTCCAGGTCATTGATCGAAATCGCCAGGTTATTGTCGCCCTTCTCAGTCTCAATCTTCTCCACCGAGAATTCTGAAACTTCCTCAGGAATGACCTCTGTGATCCTGAAGAAAAGATCCTGAAGAGTCTGAATTGTATTCTGATAGAGATCGCGTGGAGAAAATCCTTCAAAAACAGTCATTTCAAGCATCAGCTTGTCATAATTAATGCTGCGCCCGACACGGGCATTGTCTATCTGATGAAGGATAGTCTGAACTGGAGTGAAAGTAGTGTCGAAATAAGTCAGCTCCTCATGAAAATCCGGATCATGGCGGAAATCGTCGACAAAGTAGTAACCGGATTTGTTTGCAAACAATACTTCGAATGTACTGGAAATCTTCTTGGTGACAGTGAAAAGGTGTTGAGCTGGATTGGTGACCTGAAGACCATCGCCAGCCAGATGCCCGGCAGTGATTTCACCTTCCGCAAGCTTGATCTTAGCAATCACTTCTGATAAGTCACCGGGAATGACGGCATTCACTTTCTTCAGATTGGTGATGATCTCCTCGCAGTTTTCTTTGATTCCCGGAATTTCGGAGAAGAAATCGTTGACATTGTGATGCTTGAAGCAGAAGGCACACGGTCTGTGGCTTTTGAACAACTTCAAAAGGAATCCCTCGAT
This genomic interval from Candidatus Wallbacteria bacterium contains the following:
- a CDS encoding DNA-directed RNA polymerase subunit alpha C-terminal domain-containing protein: MDLLKQKMTLIKPKVTFIPHESNPLAGRFEVEPLEKGVGITIGALIEGFLLKLFKSHRPCAFCFKHHNVNDFFSEIPGIKENCEEIITNLKKVNAVIPGDLSEVIAKIKLAEGEITAGHLAGDGLQVTNPAQHLFTVTKKISSTFEVLFANKSGYYFVDDFRHDPDFHEELTYFDTTFTPVQTILHQIDNARVGRSINYDKLMLEMTVFEGFSPRDLYQNTIQTLQDLFFRITEVIPEEVSEFSVEKIETEKGDNNLAISINDLELSIRCRNCLKQISIKTLGDLTEKTVDELMEIKNFGKKSLDELREILFRYNLKFKGET
- a CDS encoding GAF domain-containing protein; this translates as METPSAKLVSSVVLMENQNSGLQIKAYEELFGLISSIHSLGQLSELLQLVMKSGLKLTGGEAASIMLKSKIGDYLEFHSSIGGASGSLLNKIKVPKESIAGHVYTAGKPVLIEDVCQDSRFCSNVDRVTNFVTRSIICVPLVINRSVIGVMEILNSETGRIFTEKDLELFMAFADQAAVAITNTSLYDEILTEKERTSFVFDNLPVGLLLLDQDGTIISANGFVKRLSGLQNFEGSKMEALENPLFKELTAVVNQSEGKEKNLKIRIGDEQHELRCLVCRMKSEHWTGTVLIIEDVTQLLRVKEIAAWQEVARKLAHELKNPLTPIQLAAQYLEYIHQRGGENFEEELRQHIDIINSQVEKLKKMLTEFSNFARLPLPKLMPADLCQVIRNILQLYEKSYPEVHFTVTAKSIPQFLFDASQIEQVFINLVKNSLEALAENKVSDQIIMIEVEYQPESALVVIKIENNGPPISEEVRNNLFKPYFTTKKTGSGLGLAIVQRIVSDHGGRITVKNMDPGVRFRIELPFRER